AAGAAGTCCAATCCAAAGTAAGGATGTTTTTACTAGGACCTTGAGAGACGATGTATTGTTGTAATGCTTCAATGGTCATACCACGTCTACGGACACCACGAACGGTGGGGAAACGAGGATCATCCCATCCCCAAACAAGACCGTGGTCAACAATCTCAGTAAGCTTACGCTTACTTAACAATGTACGTACAAAGTTCATACGAGAAAATTCCCAAACATGGATTTTACGGAGGTTCATTGCCTTAATCATCCATTGATATAAGGGATTGCGATCACGGTACTCAGTAGTGCGCAATGCATGTGTTACACCCTCGAGGGAGTCGACAATGGGACAAGCAAAGTCATAAGTAGGATAAGCACGATACTTGGTCCCAGTACGATGGTGAGGTAATAAATTGCAACGGTAAATGACGGGGTCGCGCATTGCTTTGTTGGGATTTTCATATGAAATCTTGGCACGAATGCAGTTCTTGAGACCGACGTCTGAACCCTTATCCATTTCAGAGAGAATCTCTAGGGACTCCTCGATAGGACGGTCACGATGCTTGCTGGGAATTCCTTCGGTACGCTCATGGCGCATAGTTTCAACGTCAGTATCATCAGCATAAGCTTGGCCTGATTTGATCATATCAACGCAATATTGATGAATAGTGTCAAGATAGTCAGATGTATAAGTGACGACGTCGGGCTTAATACCGAGTAAGGCGACATCCTCCAAAATGGCGTCTTGAAATTCTGAGTTTTCTTTACTAGGATTGGTGTCATCGAAACGAACAATCAGTTTTCCGTGGTATTTGTTAGCAaaatattgatttaaaagTGCGGCCTTTGCGTGTCCAATGTGCAAATATCCACTAGGTTCGGGAGGAAATCTGGTGACCACCTTACCATCAATGGCATCAGGAAGACCGATCTCGTAGTTAGGACCAGaagatttttgttttttgctaatattAACTGCCTTGGTGAATTCTTCCATGGTGACACTCACGGCATTTTGAGAATCCATAAACTTGTACCAACGAGCAAGGTTGAAATACTGGCCAGTGCGTACGGCACCAGCTGCCATgttgtttgattttaagGCACCCcaaatagaaaaatcaGCAGAGGTGAGGGAATAACCCACAAAAAGAGAGCGCATAATTAAATGGTCGTCTAACTGAGCAAGAAGTGAAGAAAGCTCAAGAAAGTTGTGGTTACCAGCTAAGGCAGAGGCAGTTTCCACCCAACTCTCAACCAAAGAACGATCGTTTTCGCCAATGAAAAGTTTAGGATAGACTTGAGAGAAAGTCTGTAAAGCCAACTTGGAACCGAATACAGGAGAATCAGAGCCGTTAAGCTGAATGGAGACGTTCGATTCCTTGTTTTGTTTGTCTAATAAAGCAACGTCCTCATACTTGACGGAAATGCTTCCTGCACCAGACAGATTCACATAATTTGCACATGCAACTGCACCATAAGCAATGGGCTTTGCTTTTAATGCAACACTAACTGACATTTTCCCAAAACCGGTGGTGAAAATTGTCGAACTTGGTTCGTGGTAAGTTGGTGTCGAAGTGATTTTTAGGGTATTAGTGTATGGTAAAGGTATGTTTGCAAAACACTAAAAATCCAAACCAGAAAAATTCGAACGCAGTACGAAGTTGaccgaaaaaaaaggattctATTTAAGTACAAATTAGATTATAGATAAGGAATTCAAGTTCATGTCTGACCttgattaattttctttccaGCATTTTTCGCTAATCTGCTAATTTTATACAGATATGAACCGAAACCGAGGGTTTCTCGTTATACTGTTTACCATTTTCTAACGTAAATCGGTATACCGATAAGAAAAGAGAATAGATACATAATAACAGAGTGGAGTTGAAACAATCAGAAGAATGGAAGAaaagtcatttttttgttaataattACCTGTTAATCAGCTATAGgattaaaggaaaaagtaGGAAAAATCATCTACCAAGTTAATTAATAAGATCTTTATCATctcatttatttagttATCTTGCTATTGACAATTTTGACGATATCAAATACATATATGACATTTCAAGTACATTGAGAGTAGAAAAAGAGCACCTTTtataattgaaattattataaattggaaaaaaatctcaCTTCAAAATAGATAGCtgctttgtttattttacagAAATAgctaaaatttgaatacaGCCATTTATAATGTACTTCATTGTATATAATATAAGGAACTCTAACATATCACGGCATAGTCTAGCGATTCATCTACTGAACATGTAAATATATCATTGTTTGCTTCGACAGATGTCTCATGTGGTTTTGCCGCGTGAGTTATACAGTAGATGAATTGTTTACAGCTATACAGtttccttgttttttttataactgAGAAACCTTTGAGGTTTATCTGATGGCACGGTAATTATGAGATAACGAGTAGAAACCAAAAACTCACAAACATTTAAATGCAGTTCAGCAGGTAGCTGAAGTCTCTTTGACAAGCTGTATTTCTTCCTTAATTCTCATTTCGTGATGGTAATCAATTGTTTTCCTTACCCTGCCTCCTAACAAATTGCAGTTTGCTAAAAAGTGTTTACCAAATAGTGAGTCATAGTGCATTGACTGTAAATGTGAAAATTCGTCGTAATGCTAACGATCATTAAATGTACGGTAGAGCTAACAAATTAACTCGagcaataataaaatttcgCAATATGAAATAATGCATCTTTTGGAAACTTAGCGCGCGAATAAAGTATACACATGGACGGGTCTACTAGTACCTAACGATTATCGATGAAGCTGCAGCGTTTGTCAAGAGCACTTTACGGTTTTCGCATCTAATTAGAGAATATGGGAGGCCAAGAGTCAAAGTAAGTAACATTGCGAAATTTTCGTATGAGCTAACTGTTTAGATTGGCATTTCAGCGAGGAATTGCAAGATTAGCTTCTCAACCGGTACGGTTTGTGTTTATGGGTGGATGATACGCTAAGAGAACATTGCAAGCTAATTCTAGTAGGATATACCGTTGGATGATGAAGTTTGGGTTTCtgtatgaaattttttttattaacttgtGTAAGACGCTTTTACTAATGTATTCgtttttatgtttattaGCTTTGGAGTGTACCTGAAAGTTGTCCAGAAGTTTACGATTTTTTTCCCCCAGGTCTCATTCGTGAGATGAGGGATCATGCCTTTGTAAACCTTGAAAAATTGCTGCTTGTATTGACATCTCGTTTGTTTGCGTTGAAAAATGACAAAAAGTTTCCAAATCCTGAAACGGCACCAGCGAGTGAAGCGTTAAACTGCATTCGCCTACTTACTAGAATCATTCCTTTTTTGAATGAGAAACTCGATTTAGAAGAATGGCATCAAAAGTTTTGGTGGAGCCTtagaaagaagagaaatttACCAAAGGAAAATTCCGAATTAGACCTTAGTAATTTTCAAGACGATCtagattttgaaaattccATCTCCCAAAAGAACGAATTCTCGCAGAAGTCTCCTTCAGTCCCATTATCTCCTGTGAGCACCTTTCCTGCTTCTTCCATCTCCCTTGATGCTTCTTCAGACGTCTCTGCCGCTGACGTATCAGTAGGTGGTTCTAGCACAATCAAAGAAATTGGCTCTATTGAAGAAACTTTTACTCatgaaaaaactttaatgGAGGAATTGCTGGACACCGTCTTTCGTTTGCTTTTTTGCAGAGGCTTTACGCTTCCTCTTTCAAGTCCTGAGCAATATGCATACATTATATGGTAagtatatatgtatatatatatatattttttttttgtttttcgtttgcttttttatatttggTTAAATGCAATGTGTTAACTAATCACTTTTGCAGGGAAAATGGAATTGGTACAACAGAAACCCAAGAGAAAACCACAAAGGAACTTGCGTTTAATCGCATTGAGGTTCTTCGTTTGCTGTTAGTATTGATTTCTAAAAGGCTGTATCGATCTTCTGAAGTAGCTTCTCACACCCTTACTTATTTGACCTGTGTAGCAAATAAGCAGCTTATActagtttttctttattccCTTATAAATACTGTAAGTTTTGGCTTAaaatttacctttttttgttgtacAACTAACTTAGTTTTTAGACTTTGCGACTTAGACCTGATAGCTGGAAGGCTTCGTATTCAACTCTAGTACCTTATAATGATTCTAGCATTGCACTCTCAAAACTTACTTCTCAAAtccttttgctttttttagaTCACACCCCTCATGAAACAACAGTCGAATACTTCAGACAGAGACTCAATCTTTCTCCTGGCGCTGCTATCGAAAATCAGTATagattatatttttctcgACTTCAATTACAAGCTgattatgaatttttagtTAACGAACTATATCGGCTATTGAATGCACCAGTTTCCGCTATCTCTGCCTATATTTCAATTGTACAAAAGCCTAATATCGCGTTTCCggaaattattttgtttctttggcaagcaattttatataataaagTATGTTCAACGGTccttttatatatattacaTTATTTGTACAGTTGTTTAATTTATGTTGTTACGCGTTCATTATATTTGCTAACTAATTTAAAACAGCGTTTCCGAGCATTTTTGATCACTTCTCCTTATGCTACGGAGTTTTTAACTTCTATTCAGTTTTATGCACTTAGATATCGTGAAGACAATGAACATTCCGGCCTTGTTCGCATTTGCCTTTTTATCGTTCATTATTTATCATGCGAGAAGGTTCTTTGTGAAAAACTAAATAGAAACTGTATGAATGCACAATCATTGATGTCTTCCCTTGGGTTCTCAGTCCCACCAATGTCTTATGCAGAGTTTTTGATTATCGTAAGATTCACGattaattgtttattttaattttattacttaCGCCTTCCAGTCTAGCTTTCATATTTCAGCAGTGAAGAGATCTCCGTTTAGCAGTTTATCTCCTGTTATATTGTTGACCATATGCAATATTGCACCATTTGTTGAAAACCTAAGTTTCGTTACGTGTGCCAAATTAATGCAACTCTGTTCATCTCTTTCATCTCCTCGGTTTCTTTTTCGTAATCCGCGCAATCATCTGCTTCTTGAATACCTGTTACAGGCTATTTCTAGTATAGTTGAAAACAAGTTTTCTCAAAACCCTAATCTCAGTTATTCTATTATTCGCCTCCAGCAagtttttttgaatcttAATTCTATGAAACTTCCTGCCGTTGCTCAGACTAAATCACAGCCTTTAGTGGCCCTCAATTCGGAAGGAAGTAGTGATTTTGAATCTAAATCATCCGATAACACCTCCTTAGATGGAACACCACTCCAAAATACtgactttaaaaaagttgctACCGTTGAAGATGATTCACCTTTCGATGAATTAGATAAATTTTCCTCCCCTTTTAGTAGCAGTAGTTCACGCGGTGGCTTATCACATATTTCGAGTAGAAATGTTTCGATTTCTGTCCCGACAGTCCTTCAAGATGTATTCTCAGATTCTCCATTGGTTCTGTCTAGAAAGTTGCGTGGGAAAATACCGGAAAATGTTTCTAGTTCAGaacttattaaaaaatgtgcATCCAATCCGTTTGGAAAAGATTTAGAAATTGACTCAAATTTGTTTGCACCTTCCAACTCGTGGTTTAATTCTTGGCATTCAAGACTTGAATTGGATTCTATTCTAGCCATTATATCTCAGTTTTCTCTACCTGTATAcaagaaaatgaatgaagAATTATCAACTACTGACGAAGCTGTTAAACTATTAGCTAACTCTGTGCTAAATGATGTACATCCTCGAGTTCCCAATTTTCGCTACTTTATTTGGAGTGTCCCTATGAATAATTGGTTTCAAAGTCTTGTTTGGCTTTATACTTTGtcatttgatgaaaaaggTTTAATGGCTACTCCCTCTTTATTTACAACCTCTAAAGTGTACAAACAACATGGAAATATCATGAAAGTTGCATCTCCTGAAAACAGTTCTAACTCAATGGAGAATGCCACAAAATCTATACTTGACAAACTCGATTTGCTGTATTTACAGCTGCCAAGTAGTGTCAACCACGATTCCAGTTTACGCAACAAGTGATTCTTAAATTCAATGCGTAAATTAAAGTATACTTTTGtcctaaaaaatatttgaagaaaaccCTGCATGCATGTTATGGTATCttactttgaaaatttattgattaaattgttcactaaaaaattatcttgGAGGATTTGCATCCACATACTGCCAtcatttaattatataCTGATGACCAGAATCTTGCCTTGctaattttgatttttgaacTTTTCGATTTGTTTTCATTCTATTAATTAACTAAAAACTGGCTTGGAGAATCTTCTGCTCCAACCTTGTCACtagctttaaaaaagtctTTCGAAGTTTGATTTGGAAAGTTGGTGTTTGAAAGTCAATCTCGTATACTTTAGAAAGACCCACCTTTATGAGAGAAACGATCCACTGATGCTAATTCATTACATGTATCCAAATCAATGTATAACCTTATATAGCAATGAATTGGTTGCTAAAAAATTCTTAGCTTTATTTCGCTACACTTATAAATCTGTTTactatataaaataaaaaatccaatttcaaaagttttgagTCCCAATTTTTTGGGTAACGAGGATTACTTCATAAAGACCTTAGACctttcctttattttttccacAAAACTATTTATATTCATGAGTTTGTTTTGTAATTGCAATGAATAACTAGCTTGTCATTTACGAAAATTGCATATCAAAAGTATTTGAGTAAAATCGATAT
This portion of the Schizosaccharomyces pombe strain 972h- genome assembly, chromosome: I genome encodes:
- the ftp105 gene encoding Ubp5 interacting protein Ftp10 (Golgi localized protein, human HID1 ortholog 3, implicated in vesicle-mediated transport), translating into MGGQESKLAFQRGIARLASQPDIPLDDEVWVSLWSVPESCPEVYDFFPPGLIREMRDHAFVNLEKLLLVLTSRLFALKNDKKFPNPETAPASEALNCIRLLTRIIPFLNEKLDLEEWHQKFWWSLRKKRNLPKENSELDLSNFQDDLDFENSISQKNEFSQKSPSVPLSPVSTFPASSISLDASSDVSAADVSVGGSSTIKEIGSIEETFTHEKTLMEELLDTVFRLLFCRGFTLPLSSPEQYAYIIWENGIGTTETQEKTTKELAFNRIEVLRLLLVLISKRLYRSSEVASHTLTYLTCVANKQLILVFLYSLINTTLRLRPDSWKASYSTLVPYNDSSIALSKLTSQILLLFLDHTPHETTVEYFRQRLNLSPGAAIENQYRLYFSRLQLQADYEFLVNELYRLLNAPVSAISAYISIVQKPNIAFPEIILFLWQAILYNKRFRAFLITSPYATEFLTSIQFYALRYREDNEHSGLVRICLFIVHYLSCEKVLCEKLNRNCMNAQSLMSSLGFSVPPMSYAEFLIISSFHISAVKRSPFSSLSPVILLTICNIAPFVENLSFVTCAKLMQLCSSLSSPRFLFRNPRNHLLLEYLLQAISSIVENKFSQNPNLSYSIIRLQQVFLNLNSMKLPAVAQTKSQPLVALNSEGSSDFESKSSDNTSLDGTPLQNTDFKKVATVEDDSPFDELDKFSSPFSSSSSRGGLSHISSRNVSISVPTVLQDVFSDSPLVLSRKLRGKIPENVSSSELIKKCASNPFGKDLEIDSNLFAPSNSWFNSWHSRLELDSILAIISQFSLPVYKKMNEELSTTDEAVKLLANSVLNDVHPRVPNFRYFIWSVPMNNWFQSLVWLYTLSFDEKGLMATPSLFTTSKVYKQHGNIMKVASPENSSNSMENATKSILDKLDLLYLQLPSSVNHDSSLRNK
- the gus1 gene encoding glutamate-tRNA ligase, encoding MSVSVALKAKPIAYGAVACANYVNLSGAGSISVKYEDVALLDKQNKESNVSIQLNGSDSPVFGSKLALQTFSQVYPKLFIGENDRSLVESWVETASALAGNHNFLELSSLLAQLDDHLIMRSLFVGYSLTSADFSIWGALKSNNMAAGAVRTGQYFNLARWYKFMDSQNAVSVTMEEFTKAVNISKKQKSSGPNYEIGLPDAIDGKVVTRFPPEPSGYLHIGHAKAALLNQYFANKYHGKLIVRFDDTNPSKENSEFQDAILEDVALLGIKPDVVTYTSDYLDTIHQYCVDMIKSGQAYADDTDVETMRHERTEGIPSKHRDRPIEESLEILSEMDKGSDVGLKNCIRAKISYENPNKAMRDPVIYRCNLLPHHRTGTKYRAYPTYDFACPIVDSLEGVTHALRTTEYRDRNPLYQWMIKAMNLRKIHVWEFSRMNFVRTLLSKRKLTEIVDHGLVWGWDDPRFPTVRGVRRRGMTIEALQQYIVSQGPSKNILTLDWTSFWATNKKIIDPVAPRHTAVESGDVVKATIVNGPAAPYAEDRPRHKKNPELGNKKSIFANEILIEQADAQSFKQDEEVTLMDWGNAYVREINRDASGKVTSLKLELHLDGDFKKTEKKVTWLADTEDKTPVDLVDFDYLITKDKLEEGENYKDFLTPQTEFHSPVFADVGIKNLKKGDIIQVERKGYYIVDVPFDGTQAVLFNIPDGKTVNRYGVKN